The Manis javanica isolate MJ-LG chromosome 13, MJ_LKY, whole genome shotgun sequence region TTTTATATGTGggtagaaattataaaattataaatacagtgAAGACACTTTAAACAGCGTTGTCCTGGTGAGAGTCactcaagaaaatataaaatatactgttATCTTACatgacatttttataaagaaataaaatgacatgTATATTTGAAGTCTCTCCACCCTTCCACCTTATTCTCTACATTCTGATAATTTTTTCCTCACCAGAGAGAACACTACATTGATGTTAATGTGCACAATCCTGTTATCCCAGAAGAGGGATTACAGTGATGGGATGGACTATTAATTAAAAGGCACAGggtcataaaaatgaattttattctttcctctcaTCAAACGCAATACCAAATTGCAGATGGGTTCATGCCTCAAATATAAAAGCCAATACTACAAATTCTTCATTTTCAAGGAAGTAAGGACTTCATAAAAAAGACATCTTGAGGAGAAGGCATTATGAAAATTATTGACAAAGTCAATTATATCAAAACTAAGCACTTGTGTTCATTCATAAAACTctataaaaaatatgcaaaagcaAGCCACACATCTAAAGAATCAGCAATGcatatggataggaagaatcaatattgttaaaatgaccatcctgccagaagcaatttacagattcaataaatCAAATCTCTATAAAAATTCCAACAgaattttcaatgaactagaacaaatagttctaaaattcacatggaaccaaaAAGGactccaaacagccaaagcaacccagagaaagaacaaagttggggggattactTCCATGTCTCTAAGCTATAcaacaaagcaacagtaattgaaacaatgtggtactggcacaagaacaggccagTAGATCaatggacagaatagagagcccagatataaacccacatatatatggccaattaatatatgataaaggagtcattaatataaaatggggaagacAGCTTCTTCCATAACTGGTTTTGGAAAAACTCGATTATTgcctaacttcatacacaaaagtaatgtgaaatggatcaaagacctgtatgtaaaacatctaaccataaaactcttagaagaaaatataggcaaaagttTTTTAAacgtaagtatgagcaattttttcttggaCTCATCCCTTTTGGCAAGAgatttaaaataggaaatgagCAAGTTTggctacatcaaattaaaattttttctgtggcaaaggacattatcagcagaacaaaaaggcaacctgcaatatgggaaaatatattcattaacaatttgtctgataaggggttaacatccaaaatatataaataactcatacaactcaacaccaaaatataccaaataaaacaattacaaaatgggacgaagacctgaacagacatttctccaaagaagaaacacaaatgacacatgaaaagatgctcctcagcactaatcattagggaaacgcaaatcaaaaccaccatgatGTATGACCTCAAACAGGTCAGAATGGCCGCTatccaaaaaaacaagaaataacaagttttggtgaTGATTCGAGAAATAGGAACACCAATTACATGTCTTTACGAAGCACAGTTTGTTTCCCAAGTGTGATTTTAAAGGATGCCTCTAACAAGATCGTCAGGTAGATACCTGTGAGGAATTCTAACAACGTTGTGAAAGCACATTATGGAAAAATCTATAACATTTTACTGAAAGACACTAAAGAAGATCtaaattaagggaaaaatattCTAGTTCAGGGGTTGATATGCCCAATATTATAGGGATGTCTATCTTCCTCAAATAGCTTTGTAGATTTCAGGCAAATCTGGGATTTTATTGCATTTGAGAGCTGACTTTGAAGTTTATATGAAAGGGCAATGGAGACAGAATATTGGACTTGATGAGAACAAAGTGGAGTTTTTGCCTTACAATGCATACTATGGAACAACTTACACAGGTAAAAAAATAGTAACTGAAATGGTATTGTTCtggaacagaaagaaatataGTACCAGTTACCAAGATTTTACTGAGGACAGTGAAGGCAAAGCAGGGAAAGGATGGTCCCATTCAGAAAATATTGCTGaaattattgttatatttaacacgaaaaatgaaattatagtcTATATTACATCATACTCAAAAATTATTTCGAACTACCAAAGTGTTAAAAGTCAAGACAAAATATTAAATGCCTAGAAAACAGTGCAAGAAACTATCGACAAGAGGTAATAATTTCTTAAATAGGCTAAAACAATCACTGTAAAAAGTGAGAAGAGTGGTAAATTTAAGTACTTTAAAGCTAAAATGATAATGGATTAATACTCCCCCAAACATAATGacctcctacaactcaacaacataCAAAAACCATGACTACATGGTTTTTAAACCATGACTAACGCACCACGGCTCAGATACACTTTCTCCAGTGATAATAAAGGAAAGGCCACAAGTACATGacatgctcagcatcactaatcattaagcaagtgcaaatcaaatccacatgTGATGCACCCTGATATGCAGTAGggtgattgtattttttttttaaagtataaacagAACAAGTGTCAGTAATGATGGGGAGatgctgaaaccctttggcagtcttcttggaatgtaaaatggtgcagttgctACTGAAAATAGTATGGCATTTCCTGAGAAAAAGTTACAtgtagaattatcatatgatctactaattctacttctagatatattcccaaaagaagtgaaagcgGGGACTTGAACATGTGTTTGTTCACCCAtgctcatggcagcattattcacagtggcCGCAAGGTAGAAACAGCCCAATTTCCCATCAACTGAAGAATGGGGAAATAAAATATGGTACACACACAATAGGACTTCATTCAGCCTAACACGGAGGGGATTCTGACAGATGCTGCAGCAGGGGTAAACTTTGAAGTCATTATGCTTAGTAAACTAAGTCCCATAGGGATATATAAAGTGTGAGGCGACTTCCAAGAGGTTCCGAATGCAGTCAAATTCACAGTCACAGAAGTTAGAATGACATGGGCCAGGTCTGGGGGCACGAGGACCAGGGTGAACTGTTAGTAGGTACCAGTTTCAGTTTGGGGAGGTGAAGAATTCTATTGGTGGATGGCGCTGAGGGAAACACAGCATTGTGACTGTATTTACTGCCACTGAACTGGACACTTACAAACTATTACAGTGgtaaaagaccctgaagagccaaagcctGGATTCTGGGTGAACTTCTGGGCCATGGCAGCCAGGAAAGCAGCAAATGGCCAAGTGCCTCAGTGTGCTGGGAGCCTATGTCTCAGGGAGCTGGTCTGGATTGTACATCCACAGGGTTGACCACGGGCTGGGACAGGCTGAGGGTGTGGGGTCAGGGCATTCAGCCCAGTGCTGGGACAGAGATGGGCCTGGCAACAGGGGAGCTGGCCTGGCCCTGAGGTGAGCCAGAACCATGGACTGCAGTCAGGAACTTTGGTTGTGGGAGCCTGTCTGGAGCCTGGGGCTGCTGGAGCCCACCTGGTGCTGGGgtggccagggcctggggcaaGGAGGGCCAGCCTGAGAGGGGGGGGTCTGTGCTAGCTCCCACATGAGGCTGGGGGCTCACTACACTCTCCCTTGGCCACCAGGAGGTTTTCAGTTCAGGTCAAGCTGTCTGGTGTCAGGGGAGGGTTGGCAGAGGTGATGCAAGCCTGTCTTTCTTCTAtgcatcctttctttcttctgtgctcttcttGGTGCTATAATCCCTCAGCTGGACTCCTGAACTCCTGGGAAGGTACTGTCCTGCCTGGATAGCTGTCTCAGTTGATGTTTCTGGGAGGGGAAAAATGGTGGACACTTCCACACCACCATCTTGCAGGCATTACTCTGCACCACCTGGACATTTAAAGGATCATAGAACCAGTTATCTTGAAGGTGCTGTCAGCTGTTGATGTTCCAAAACCCCacctggaaaatgttctatgagAGAAATGCTGTTTTTAGACCTACCGTAGCAAGAGGAAATCCCATCTTGACAGAATCTCAATAGTGTCCCAGAAAGGGGGAATCAAGATATTTTTAGGACCTTAGTGCCCAGGCCAGGAGACTTCAGGATCTGAAAGGCGTTGTGCAGTGGGTATGGGATCTGTGGGTGTGTATGTTGGGAGGGTGATGAAAATATACCCAAACTAGATAGAGTTGATAGTTTTGAATACACTAATACATTCACAACCTTGTGAATGTCCTGAATAACTTCCTGGTGCACTTATATATTACACCAACagcatgagagaaaaagaaaagcagatgcaTTGGtgttcatcaaaattttaaacttttgtgcAAGAATTGGGGACCCTGATCCATTGCTGGTGTGAATGgaaaaatggcacagccactatggaaaacaatttgtGCTTTCCTCAGAAGGCTAAAATGAAGTTATCAGATGACTCAGTAATTTTATTCATGGGTATTTATTCTAAAGAACTGAGATACGGACTCAAACAGTATTGGTGGATCAATACTCAATGCAACATTAGTCAGAACTGCCAATATGTGGAAATAACTCATGTTCATATGTTTGGACCATAAAGAAAACACAGTCCacctatacaatgaaatattattcagcaatgaaaaggaatggagCTCTGATCTATGGCTcagtgtggatgaaccttgaaaacattatgctaactgaaataagctagacatcaaaacatatatattgtacgatatgtcaaaaagaataaaagaaaacctaAGTTTGAGTCAGGAGTCTAGAAAGGGGAGCACTACCACTTCACCTCAATTACAGACCCCAACAGAGAAATGATGTGCATTGTGTCTCCTACAAGGGATCCATTTGCCCTACACTTCAGCCAATGATCAACTGTCATCACCATGAACTCCTGCTCTTTTTCAAAACAACCCCTCCCAACTTGTCATCCTTCTCCATAAAATAAGACTGCATTCCGTTGCTTGTTGTATTTGCCTATAGTTTTGCCCCACGTTGCATGGCCCACATCACAGTGCTCTATTCtgcacaaataaacacattttttgcAGGTTAAAAGAAAAACGCCggactgtatttttaaatttaagtgattCCTAGAAATAGAAATTTGGTTAGAAATTATCAGGGTTTGGAGGGAGGGAATCTGAGAAGTGCTGGCTTCTAGATTATAGTTTCTATTTACGGGGATGCAAAAGATTTGGAAACGGTGTCAGAGTTACAAAATAGTGGGAATGTAACTAATACCATTGAATTAAAACACTTTAACGTGGTTAATGTTTAATTTTAGGTGAGggaaatttcacacacacaccatcccaccccacccagaTAAAGAATGGATTGGCTATGAACACTTCTGACTCTTGGAATATGGCATGACTCATAACCTAAGCATCTGCTCTTGGAGTTACATGATGCAGCCTCTGGGAAGGACTTGTTATCATGTTTGGTGTAAGTCACTGAGGCCAAAGGGGACTGAAGCTCTGCCGGTGTGACCCTGGGGACATCAGCTGGCAGATTCTGCTATAGAATATGGAAAGGATTTGAATGGCAGAAATGCATTGCCAAAAGGAAAGAAGCTGACTGACCGGTCAAATGCTTCTGGTCAAATAGCAACAGCTGTAGGATCTGAGGACATCCTTGCATCTACAGATGCAGTGACATTCCCAGTTCCTCAGAGAACCTGCTTGGCTGATTGGCAAATGCACCTGGAAGAATAAGGGTACTCAACAGTCAACGTGCTCttgagaaaaaaagagtacagaaaatgtCATTTACTCGTTGATCATCTCTCCTAGAAAATGATATTTTCAATGGTTTGGCTACATGTACCTGGAGAAGAATTCTACCTCTTAAGCTGCTTTTTCTTAATAACTGAAGAATGCTTCAGCTTTGAGTTCGTATATCTCAGGAACACAAACCATTGACATAATCTAATCATACCAATACTACACCTGATGAAACCGAGGATAGTGGATAATGACATCACTGGAGAAACAGTTTAATAGAAGGATCACTCAATAATGAGCAAGCTGGGTTAGAAAGACTATCTCCCTTCTCTCTCAGCAGGCCTACATATGGGGCAAAATCTGCACGATCCTAACAACTGGATAAGGCAAAAACTAGTGCCCACCTGGGACCACGGCCCAGCTTACACACACTCTCCGCCCTAACCACCATGTCCCATTTTACATTGAGAATATTCTCCCCCAGACACTATACCAACATCCCAGGACCCAGAATCTCTTTATCAAACATGGGCCAGAAAACTGAATTTAGACAGCTGAAATCATTTGTCAATAGTCACAAAGTTACACAAAGAGAGAAATTGGGTTTCAATCCCAATTTGTCAGGCTCTCATCATCAGGATTTCCTGGTCATTTTGACAGAATCATAGTAGTTGAaaagttaagtgctttgaaaccCCAGAATGTCTCTCATTCTAGACTTGACTCAAGTAAGATGACAAATTCACTAAAGGAGAGGTATCCTCCTGATGAGTTTCCTAAAGGCCCCCTTCatgtccctgttcctcaggctgtagatgaaggggttcagcattTGTGGGACCACAGTGTACATCATTGAAGCCACGGCAGTCCTCCTGGAAGAGTCGGTAACTGCAGAACTAATGTATACCCCAAAACCTGTCCCATAGAACAAGGAAACAACTGAGAAGTGAGAcccacaggtggaaaaggctttatACTTTCCCCCTGTTTTTGACATTCGCAAAATAGAAGAGACAATTTGACCATAAGAAAAAATGATCCCGAAGATAGTTACACCCCCGATTAGGCCAACCGCAAAAAATATCAGGAAGTTATTGATGAAGGTATCAGAGCAGGTCAGCTTAATGACCTGATAAAATTCACAGAAGAAGTGGGGGATTTCCTGGTCCCTGCAGAAGGACAGCCGCAGCACCATCAGACTGTGGAGCAGAGCATCCCCAGCACtaaagagcagagagagcagaatgAGCAGAACACAGAGCCGGGGGGTCATGATGACCGTGTACATCAGAGGGtgacagatggccacgtagcggtcataggccattgctGCGAGGAGACAGTTTTCAAAACCAACAAAAAATAGGACAAAGCAGAGCTGGGCGATGCAGCCAGTGTAACTGATGTGCTGATTCTGCGCTTGGATGTTCACCAGAATCTTGGGGATGGTGGTTGTGCTTATACAGATGTCAGCCAGCGACAGGCTGGAGAGgaggaagtacatgggggtgtgcagGTGGGCGTCACAGCTCACagccaggatgatgagcaggttcccgAGGACGGTGACCAGGTACACGGACAGGAACAGCCCCAAGAGGAGGGGCTGTAGCTCTGGATCCTCTGTCAATGCCAGGAGGAGGAATTCTGAAACATCTGTGTGATTTCTGGGTTCCATGTTGATGAAGAATCTACAGAAATATTGGTCaccaatgaaatagaaagaaTGGTTGATGGACAGACAGTCGCTCCACGtgggaacttgttagagatgCCGGTACTTGGGTCCCGCTCCATCTTACTGATGATGCTTCCCAGGGCTGGTGCCCAGCAACCTATCtaaacaagccctccaggtgatgctgatatgCACTGATGTCTGAGAACTGCTGTGCTAGAAACATGCTCATCCGTACCATGGACCCCAGGGACTCCAGGAACCATTTCCTCCTCTTGTAtctccctccatccttcctctctcccttctctctcccttcctgtctACCCTCCTCTCACATAAGCAGCACAAAATTGTATTGACAATGACTGTCTGACACACTGTGGTGAGTTCTGGGTGTAGAATAAAGATCACATGGCTTTATTCCCTCACAATATTCCACACCTTCAATCAGAAATATTAGTGAAATTACAAAATCGGTCTCATCTTGAGGAACTTGATACCTTAATGCAAGAgatgacatataataattaaaaaaaagctgATGGGCAAGAATGAAATGCATAGGATTCTGAAAGACTGatataaataatgataattatgttCTGGGAAGAGAGAGCACCAGAGCCTGGCATCTAACAGCATGTCCTGGTCACTCAAGGTCTACAAACTCACAAGGACACAAGTTGCCATCAGAGGACCGGTTGGTCTGGTATATATACTCGGAGACTGAATTTAATCCAGGCCCCTGCATTTGCTGCGTGAATGGGGGAAACTCTTTAGCTGTTGAGAAAGAAGCCCTGTGTTCTTGTTTGGATTTTGTGAACTCCTAATGATAAGGAGTCTTGGTCAAGGAAGGAAATACCAACATGTAAATATTCATGTGTCACTTACAAAaggcaatgaaaatgaattttatgcTAAATTAAACTGGATACGTGATCAATACAGGCAATGAAAACCTACAATAGATTAAATTGTTTGCTAAAATGTCTACAGCTTGCaaacatattaaatatgttttacattgacatttttcttcttatgatggATAATTCAAGCATTAAAAAGTACAGAGACTAGCAGTGAAGGACTGTATACCCTCAGTCAACGGTAGCCAATTCGCACTGTTCCACATTCTTCCTAGAGGTATTTTCATTGCAGGAAATAAGAGGTACAGGAAGTCCCCATGTCAGGTTTGTACAATTTGGGTTCCTTTCCTTCCCAGCATAAAACACTGTCCTTACTTGATATCCATCATCTTCTGCACTTTTTCTTATATTAGGTAGTATTCTTGCAACTGAATGTATCGGTCCTGGTTTTCtaagaggcacacacacacagagtcatgCCCTGTACACGTTTAAAATTGGTTTTCCTACTTAACGGATGTTTGGCTTTCCTACTTGCTGCCGGCATTCCCCATTTGCCTCATTTGTTTTAACTACCATGGAGCATTCTACACAATACCTCACAATTCAGCTCTCCATTTCCCAGCTGCGAGATGTTAGAATGCTTAACTTTATGTATACATAAACATGTGCTCACCAGTCAATATTATCAAATTCACATACATTATCACCCACTTCTAGGTATTGCCATTGGAATAAATAATAGGCACagttcaattttaaatattactgtAGTGAGCATTTAGCTATGTATATCATTATTgcatcactatgttatacatctgaaacagtattatatgtcaactatctttgaattaaacaaatatttatataaacacaatctgaaagcCTGCCTGGGGAACAGCATCACATTGGTGCTGCCTCTGTGGAGGGAGTCAGGGAATGAAGGGGAAGTTGAAGgagtgttttctgtatttctattattttgttgattgaAATGGGCATGAAGCTCATATAACAGAACGGCAGTGTTTGTTAGCCCTAGAAAGGGGTCAGTGGAGGCATTTCTAACTGATTATGCTGCTCAAAGCATCTGCTCATTTTACAAAGAGGGGCAAGAAGGGAAAGGAAGCGTCCCGCGCTGTGCTCGGCGTCTGCTCTCCTCCGGTGCAGTCCGCACAGCCAGGCGGCCAGTGTGACACCCAAGCTTTTCTGTAGGTGGATGTTTGTGGCTTCAGGTGAAACTGACTTAACACCCCTGCCCTCCACCAGCACCAAGGTGCAGGTAAACGCCAAAGAATTTGTAGCCGGCATCATGTTTGTGAAGGGGAGGATTTAATCCTAACAGAAAAATGGTTCCTCCCACTGCATAGACAGAGGGGAAGCCCAGCAGTGTGGGAGCTGGGCATTGTCGCAAAGCTGCAAGCAGACATTTCAAGGTCATGACATTGAGGCAGGGGTACTGTGCACACTCACTGTTGATCACCTTAGGCAGGGGCATGCCTCGCAGCTCGCGGGAATGCGTGTGTCCTAAATGACGCCCTCAGATCACAGCATTGTCTAGGGGATGTTGGGTTACCTGGCTGGCATCACTGCAGGATGGTCGATGCTCACCGTGTTCCCTGGATACTGAATGATGGAGACACAAGTTCTGCtctgagaaggagagagggacCCTGTGAAGCCCTGGGTTTCTGGGCAAAAGGGACTGTGGCAGGGAGGTGGCTCAGCTGTTGCTCCTGACTGGGCAGGGCCGTTGAGTGAGGTGGTCACAGACCCACTATTTGCAGTCTCTGCATCCCCGGAGGCTCAGTATTCTAAGGCTGAATATCCTAAGCTCCTCATTAGACAAACTTTATTATTTCGGTCCCAGGACAGTGCAAACCCTTAAAGACCAAGACCCTAGAAGGCAGACAATTAGGATGGCTGCCTCCCTACTGCACAAGGCCCGGGGTACACCATCCGTTTCTCTCCTCCCAATGCCCACACCTTGCATGTATGGATCCCATCTTCATATTTTCAATATAAGCAATGTCATCTCATCCAATTAGTGACATCAGGAAACCTCTTTTTATCTAAATGTGAAATCAGAgtttatattttgtataaaaaaatacatttacaaattCAACCAAGTAATGGTAAAGCGCAAACACTGAGATGTTTCTTTCAAGATCCCCTGAATGTTTCCTGAATCTTAATCTTCATCCTGTCTCTTTCATACTGCAGGAActgatctatatatttttttaacatttctaacTATGGTCACTGTAGACAGACTGAAGATGAAAAACTCCTCTTCCAGTTTCCATGGCAATCTGTTCAGtgtacatttttctttcacatagGAGATCATGAGTTGAAGTCAGGACACTtcatttttaataagattatgAGAAATTACAGGATCATGGCCAAAGTGCTAATATGCTCCTTCATCCATAAAATCAGTGGAATTATGAGATTTCAACAATAACCTAAAAGACAGTACACATGTTCATTCCTTACAAACTTTTCATCATTGCTgaatattattaatttatattataattatttataggcATATATTATAAcaacataattataatttatgaTTCATATTAAAAACATTCACTCattgactaatttatttttagcACATGTTAAATTTCTATATGAGCTTAGTACTTTCAACCACCCGGCTTCTGGCTATAGTGTTTGAAACCAACATGAGATAAGATGGCATTTGAACACATTAAATCaatggaaaatatcaaaagaCACAGCTGGTCTCATTCAGAACAGAGACAAAGACTTCCATGTACTACcaagtatgtcacacacagagtGAGTGGGCTAAATCTAAAGGTTCTGTAGATTTACCTCCAGATGGAAGAGGTTAACTTGTTTTTGGGAAATGAGCATCCCAGAAGTTTTGTCTTACAACAGAAAGGTGCTGAAGTGAAAGCAAAGATGGAGCCTCAATATTTGAGAAATGTGGGTGGACACACAAGTTGTGGACACTGCATGTGCTCAGAAATGTGGACCTGGAACAGTTAAAGGTTCAGAAAAGCCCCAGGGAAGAGCTGGAATGAGTCACCTGCTGGCTAGGCAACTGGATTCATGATATTCCCAGAACCTCCAAGCAGCAGGGGACAGTCAACTGAATTTGGGACCCAAGAACTGATTGGAGATTGGCAGCCAGTGAGGGCACCTGTAAATCTGTGAGGTGAGAAAGAGGGAGTCCATAGATGGTAGGAGAGAGCAGGAAAATCTTTCCCATCCAGAGTCTACCAACCAGAATGTAAATTGGAGGAAAAGGAACACAAACACAGTAGCACTGAAATGAAGATACAGAACAACAGGAGCCCAGCAGGGCTGACAGGGAATGAGTGGTGGGGACAATAGCACAGCGGTGGTTTCAGGCCACTGATACAAAAGCCTACCAAGGGCAGGGCAGCCCAGGGACAATGGGATCTGAGAAATCCCATCACAaggatgtctgtctgtctgtgcatGACTGCATTGTCAGCAAGCATGAAGGAGCCTGGCAACAGTGCGCTCTCAATATGTGTCAGATGAATGAAGATATAAGTTGTTAAGTAAATACATGTAACAGAACTGCGAAATCACTATGTTAtgtacttgaagccaatataatagtgtatatcaactatacttcaagagaaaatatatcagaaacagaaaatcagaatgatgagtgtggggaagctggggttcctatggccaggatcctcattgaacttaaaccacctgatgctgtaactggcctgttgctgagccgccacttccacacctttaggcaataagcaatcattgcgctatatagagagcctggcccagggctctgggcggaggcagagatgctcgTGCTTGACCTACTgtcaggagaacaagccgggtaataaaccctttcaccccaaggaacgttttgctgtcattttctttggtcgcactgaatccatagagaacttcccggggctgaaacccattggcaagaccatgagtaagaaaataaaagacctcTCTGTGTAGGTCACAATCATTACTGATCACAGCGAAGGGCTCAGACACTGCTGAGTAAAACAGAACACACATTAAGGCACAAGAAACATTAGATTAAGGTAGAGGAAACATTTGAGGGCTTTCAAATGAAAGACCCCCAGTTGTTCTAACTTTACTCGATCTTAGCtgagtttataaatatattatttattcccAACCCATAAACTCTGTTTTCACACTTAAAACTGCCATCAGCCTTCCTTATGTCAGTGAGACAGAGATGTCTTTGCTGGTACTTAAAAACAGTAACCCAGGATTCTCTAGCAAAGaagtgtgtgtacctgtgtgcaGTTTATGTGATATGGAGGTGGTCCTGGCCAGGTGAGAGGGTGAGTGGGGGACACCTGGCCTCAAAGGTTTGGGGATCAGCCACCAGGAATTCCTGTCTCAGGTTGTCTTGGTCTGTAAGCATTTGCACAGCCCAGGGATCAGAATGACACAAAAAATATTTGTCTAATGAGCAGCTTTGGATATTGGTCCCTCAGGGACATAGAGACTGTGAGGAGTCAGCCCGTGACAACCTCCCGGAGCAGCGCCGACCTAGTCAGGAGGCGCACACCTGAGCTACGTGCTGGGCTGACCTTTGCTGACCACGAGCCTCCTGCCTCACTTGGTGTCTCTGCCCTTCCTGAGGAGAGATTTTCAGTCTCCAATATCCAGGTGACCTATCAGGCATCATTCCACACTGAGGTCAGCAGGTAACTTAAATGCTTTGGTGAGGAGGACAGGTGTTTTCCTGCACCTGCATCTAAGGGAGGCAGTGAGGAGGGGACAGGCAGGAAATCATCAGAACCAAGCATCCCATGGTCCCCAGCCCGTCCTCTCCTCCACAGGTTCTCATGTGCATTTGCATAATAAATAGCCAGCCAGTTCTCAGTTTGTTGGTCTCCGATTTTCtctaaagaaaaggaagaacctgTTTTCTTCCTGAGCAGAGGACTTTCTGACACTTCTGAAACATGCTGATTGTTATAAAATTTTCTGACATTCAGCTAGATACTGGTGTGGTCATGGAAAGGGGTTCACTCAGGTTTTCAGGTTTTCCTTTCCTGGTTCTTCTTATACCACTTCCCAGAAGTGTTCCTTTATTACTCCTACTGTTGGGCTCGAGGATACAGGGGAGAAAGCAGAGACACAAAGACTCAGCCAGCTGCCTTCCTAGTATACCTGCTTCTCTTTATTAAATCACCAATAATTTTATATTAGAACACCAGAGACAGTACAATACGTTGTTTAGAATATGACCACCACCCATTCAATGCAGAATAGGTGAATGCGGACATTCTGCTGAATCACCTTCAGATCTTTCCATAAAGTAACAAAATTTTGTGCTTAAGGGAGGTCCATCTCCCATTTCCCCATATCTTTGTCCCCCTTCCCAAGACCATCTCACCTAGAATCTGCAGGTTCCCCCATGCATGGCTTTATACTGCACATGTCTTAATACGCATCTATAGGAAAGAAGGCA contains the following coding sequences:
- the LOC140845865 gene encoding olfactory receptor 7G2-like, whose product is MEPRNHTDVSEFLLLALTEDPELQPLLLGLFLSVYLVTVLGNLLIILAVSCDAHLHTPMYFLLSSLSLADICISTTTIPKILVNIQAQNQHISYTGCIAQLCFVLFFVGFENCLLAAMAYDRYVAICHPLMYTVIMTPRLCVLLILLSLLFSAGDALLHSLMVLRLSFCRDQEIPHFFCEFYQVIKLTCSDTFINNFLIFFAVGLIGGVTIFGIIFSYGQIVSSILRMSKTGGKYKAFSTCGSHFSVVSLFYGTGFGVYISSAVTDSSRRTAVASMMYTVVPQMLNPFIYSLRNRDMKGAFRKLIRRIPLL